Genomic window (bacterium):
ATCGTTTTCCCGCTGGATGAAAAGAATCTTGCGGAAGTGAAGAAACGAGAAGGGGAATCGTTACGGTACATACGCGAGCAAATTTCGGAACACAAAAAGCAGATTGCCTGTCTGATCATTGAACCGATACAAGCCGAAGGCGGTGACAATCATTTCAGAAAAGAGTTTCATGAAGAGCTTCGCAAGATTTGTGATGAGAACGAGATATTGATGATCTACGATGAAGTTCAGACCGGCGTAGGTTTGACCGGCGCCTTCTGGGCGCATCAGAAGATCGGCGTGAAACCGGATATACTTGCCTTCGGGAAAAAAATGCAAATCTGCGGGATACTTGCCGGTAAGCGTATTGATGAGACAAAAGGTAACGTTTTCGAATCCAGCGGGCGTATCAATTCCACTTGGGGCGGCAATCTCACAGATATGTACCGTTCTACCTGGTATCTGAAGATCATTGCAGATGAAAAATTAGTTGAAAACGCCAGAGTACAAGGTGATTATCTTCTGGCAGCATTGCAGAAACTTCAAAGTGATTTTTCATTAGTATCGAATGTGCGCGGGTCCGGCCTCATGTGCGCTTTCGATCTGCCTGTGACGGAATTGCGAGATACGCTGGTCAAAAAGGCTTATGCGGGGGGATTGCTAATTCTGAAATGCGGCGAAAATACGATCCGACTTAGGCCGGCGCTTAATATTACAAAATCAGAAATTGATGAGGCTATAGGCCTGTTGAGAAATGCATTAAAGCAAATTGCAAAATAG
Coding sequences:
- a CDS encoding L-lysine 6-transaminase — its product is MLNIHLTADQVHETLRKHMQVDGFDIVLDTKKSLGSRLIDVKTGRSFLDFYSFFGSAPVGMNHPRLQTQEFKDGLVEAATNNPANADVYTIKMAEFVAAFDKVGIPDYLPHLFMISGGALAVENALKTAFDWKVRKQYPNGFQSVETENEYVNSLKVIYFNEAFHGRSGYTLTMTNTFYRHKVQYFPKFDWIKAPNPKIVFPLDEKNLAEVKKREGESLRYIREQISEHKKQIACLIIEPIQAEGGDNHFRKEFHEELRKICDENEILMIYDEVQTGVGLTGAFWAHQKIGVKPDILAFGKKMQICGILAGKRIDETKGNVFESSGRINSTWGGNLTDMYRSTWYLKIIADEKLVENARVQGDYLLAALQKLQSDFSLVSNVRGSGLMCAFDLPVTELRDTLVKKAYAGGLLILKCGENTIRLRPALNITKSEIDEAIGLLRNALKQIAK